A window of Gopherus evgoodei ecotype Sinaloan lineage chromosome 13, rGopEvg1_v1.p, whole genome shotgun sequence contains these coding sequences:
- the KMT5A gene encoding N-lysine methyltransferase KMT5A isoform X3, whose protein sequence is MSKPREGKAEAAAATESTERKGPGRPRMNGENVFLGQSKIYTYLSSNKSPGARPPLQEENSVMHHEVKCQGKTLNETCKRGDGKKTTLNTIEGAIKPEDQNDKESGCDSSVSFPNQKQEAAETQKNMPLPSDSPDAANAKQAQKVVKAKPGPRRKAQGKTSQNRKVTDYYPVRRSSRKSKTELQTEEKRRIDELIESGKEEGMKIDFIDGKGRGVIATKHFNRGEFVVEYHGDLIEITDAKKREAVYAQDPSTGCYMYYFQYLSKMYCVDATKETNRLGRLINHSKCGNCQTKLHDVDGVPHLILIASRDIKVGEELLYDYGDRSKASIEAHPWLKH, encoded by the exons GAGAACGTATTCCTTGGCCAGTCCAAAATCTACACCTACCTAAGTTCTAACAAATCTCCTGGTGCTCGTCCTCCACTTCAAGAGGAAAACTCGGTCATGCATCATGAGGTGAAATGTCAAGGCAAAACACTAAATGAAACATGCAAAAGAGGAGACG GGAAAAAAACTACTCTTAATACAATAGAAGGTGCTATAAAACCAGAAGACCAGAATGATAAAGAAAGTGGGTGTGATTCTTCAGTGTCTTTTCCTAATCAAAAAcaagaagctgcagaaactcAGAAAAACATGCCTCTTCCTTCTGATTCTCCTGATGCAGCAAATGCAAAGCAAGCTCAGAAGGTGGTAAAAGCAAAACCTGGACCAAGGAGAAA AGCGCAAGGAAAAACATCACAGAATCGAAAAGTGACAGATTATTACCCTGTTAGAAGAAGTTCCCGGAAGAGCAAAACGGAATTGCAG ACTGAGGAAAAGAGGAGAATAGATGAATTAATTGAaagtgggaaagaagaaggaatgaAG ATTGATTTCATTGACGGTAAAGGGAGAGGGGTAATTGCTACCAAACACTTTAATCGAGGAGAATTTGTGGTAGAATATCATGGGGATCTCATAGAAATCACTGATGCTAAAAAGCGAGAAGCTGTGTATGCCCAAGATCCATCCACAGGCTGCTATATGTACTACTTTCAGTATTTAAGCAAAATGTACTG TGTCGATGCTACAAAAGAGACTAATCGTCTGGGAAGGCTGATTAATCACAGCAAATGTGGCAATTGTCAAACAAAGCTTCATGATGTTGATGGCGTACCTCATCTCATACTGATAGCCTCGCGAGACATTAAAGTGGGTGAAGAACTATTGTATGATTATGGAGACAGGagcaaagcttccattgaagCTCATCCGTGGCTGAAACACTAA
- the KMT5A gene encoding N-lysine methyltransferase KMT5A isoform X2 has protein sequence MQLSCGGAPQAWPRRCFQPGGACRSRRTEVNGFAHENVFLGQSKIYTYLSSNKSPGARPPLQEENSVMHHEVKCQGKTLNETCKRGDGKKTTLNTIEGAIKPEDQNDKESGCDSSVSFPNQKQEAAETQKNMPLPSDSPDAANAKQAQKVVKAKPGPRRKAQGKTSQNRKVTDYYPVRRSSRKSKTELQTEEKRRIDELIESGKEEGMKIDFIDGKGRGVIATKHFNRGEFVVEYHGDLIEITDAKKREAVYAQDPSTGCYMYYFQYLSKMYCVDATKETNRLGRLINHSKCGNCQTKLHDVDGVPHLILIASRDIKVGEELLYDYGDRSKASIEAHPWLKH, from the exons GAGAACGTATTCCTTGGCCAGTCCAAAATCTACACCTACCTAAGTTCTAACAAATCTCCTGGTGCTCGTCCTCCACTTCAAGAGGAAAACTCGGTCATGCATCATGAGGTGAAATGTCAAGGCAAAACACTAAATGAAACATGCAAAAGAGGAGACG GGAAAAAAACTACTCTTAATACAATAGAAGGTGCTATAAAACCAGAAGACCAGAATGATAAAGAAAGTGGGTGTGATTCTTCAGTGTCTTTTCCTAATCAAAAAcaagaagctgcagaaactcAGAAAAACATGCCTCTTCCTTCTGATTCTCCTGATGCAGCAAATGCAAAGCAAGCTCAGAAGGTGGTAAAAGCAAAACCTGGACCAAGGAGAAA AGCGCAAGGAAAAACATCACAGAATCGAAAAGTGACAGATTATTACCCTGTTAGAAGAAGTTCCCGGAAGAGCAAAACGGAATTGCAG ACTGAGGAAAAGAGGAGAATAGATGAATTAATTGAaagtgggaaagaagaaggaatgaAG ATTGATTTCATTGACGGTAAAGGGAGAGGGGTAATTGCTACCAAACACTTTAATCGAGGAGAATTTGTGGTAGAATATCATGGGGATCTCATAGAAATCACTGATGCTAAAAAGCGAGAAGCTGTGTATGCCCAAGATCCATCCACAGGCTGCTATATGTACTACTTTCAGTATTTAAGCAAAATGTACTG TGTCGATGCTACAAAAGAGACTAATCGTCTGGGAAGGCTGATTAATCACAGCAAATGTGGCAATTGTCAAACAAAGCTTCATGATGTTGATGGCGTACCTCATCTCATACTGATAGCCTCGCGAGACATTAAAGTGGGTGAAGAACTATTGTATGATTATGGAGACAGGagcaaagcttccattgaagCTCATCCGTGGCTGAAACACTAA
- the RILPL2 gene encoding RILP-like protein 2 — translation MQDHQHQEEGEEKEEPGPESAFEKSPFQLTAEDVYDISYLVGREILKISCEPQGEVPTRVAQLQFKIVRILEMLEALVNESNLTVEELKMERDNLKKEVEGLRKEGPPRNAEQLSLGPDKMIIDLTDPNRPRFTLQELRDVLQERNQLKAQLLIAQEELQCYKSGTISQREDQAGPMEKESTVCSSSGSSKSNEEKTIIKRLFSFKYGK, via the exons ATGCAGGATCATCAGCaccaagaggagggagaagagaaggaggagccTGGCCCTGAAAGTGCCTTTGAGAAGAGCCCCTTCCAGCTGACGGCAGAGGATGTCTATGACATTTCCTACCTGGTGGGCAGGGAGATCCTGAAAATAAGCTGCGAGCCCCAGGGGGAGGTGCCCACCAGGGTTGCCCAGTTGCAGTTCAAGATAGTGAGGATTCTGGAAATGTTGGAAGCTTTGGTGAACGAGAGTAACCTGACAGTGGAGGAGCTGAAGATGGAAAGAGACAATCTCAAAAAGGAGGTGGAGGGACTGAGAAAGGAGGGCCCCCCAAGGAATGCAGAGCAG CTGAGCCTTGGACCAGACAAAATGATAATAGATCTCACAGATCCAAATCGTCCACGGTTCACGTTGCAGGAGTTGAGAGATGTGCTGCAGGAACGTAACCAGCTGAAAGCACAACTTCTTATTGCACAAGAGGAGCTACAGTGCTATAAGAG TGGCACCATTTCTCAGAGGGAGGACCAAGCTGGGCCAATGGAAAAGGAATCCACTGTCTGCAGTTCTTCTGGCTCAAGCAAATCTAACGAAGAGAAAACAATCATAAAGCGTCT GTTCTCTTTTAAATATGGAAAATGA
- the SNRNP35 gene encoding U11/U12 small nuclear ribonucleoprotein 35 kDa protein, translating into MNEWAPIAKEYDPLKAGSIDGTDEEPHDRAIWRAMLARYVPNKGVTGDPHLTLFVARLNLQTTEEKLKEAFSRYGDIRKIRLVRDLVTGFSKGYAFIEYKEERALLKAHRDANRLVIDQHEIFVDFELERTLKGWIPRRLGGGFGGKKESGQLRFGGRDRPFRKPINLPTMKSDFYGEGPVEKRERSWSREGVRDWRARDRDSERNRDKRWLERERSWAWGESNRERERDSKDERSRGRDRKDRERKDRERDRSRERDPKKQRDDDKHR; encoded by the coding sequence ATGAACGAGTGGGCGCCCATAGCGAAAGAGTATGACCCCCTTAAAGCAGGGAGCATTGATGGCACAGATGAAGAGCCCCATGACCGTGCCATATGGAGGGCCATGTTGGCACGGTACGTACCCAATAAGGGGGTTACGGGAGATCCCCACCTCACTCTGTTTGTAGCAAGACTGAATTTACAAACGACAGAGGAGAAGCTGAAGGAAGCCTTTTCCAGGTATGGAGACATTAGGAAGATTCGTCTGGTTAGAGACTTGGTCACGGGTTTTTCCAAGGGCTATGCATTTATAGAGTACAAAGAGGAACGAGCACTCCTGAAAGCCCATAGAGATGCCAACAGGCTGGTTATTGACCAGCATGAGATATTTGTGGATTTCGAGCTGGAAAGGACCCTCAAAGGATGGATCCCTCGGAGACTTGGAGGTGGTTTTGGAGGCAAGAAGGAATCCGGGCAGCTGCGGTTTGGAGGGCGGGACAGGCCTTTCCGAAAGCCCATCAATTTGCCAACTATGAAAAGCGACTTCTATGGAGAGGGGCCAGTGGAGAAAAGAGAAAGGAGCTGGTCTCGTGAGGGAGTGAGGGACTGGAGAGCGAGGGACCGAGACTCCGAAAGGAACCGAGACAAGAGATGGCTGGAAAGGGAGCGATCATGGGCTTGGGGTGAAAGCAACCGGGAGAGAGAGCGGGATTCCAAAGACGAAAGGAGCAGAGGAAGAGACAggaaggacagagagagaaaagacagggAAAGAGACCggagcagggagagagacccTAAGAAGCAGAGAGATGACGACAAACATCGGTAG